The following nucleotide sequence is from Brienomyrus brachyistius isolate T26 chromosome 25, BBRACH_0.4, whole genome shotgun sequence.
GGGATCAGAATAAGCAACAAATCACCCTGTGGTTTTCCCAAGGCTCCATAACTGAGTCCAGCTATATGGAGGAAGGTTTCTCAatcatggaggggggggcagccgtATCTGTATGATGAGTGGCGGCTTTGAGGAAGCCAGATCACCTACTCTCCCCTCACTCTCCTTGTCTATCTCCCTTTTTTACCTCACTTTTGCTCTTTCTccatgtctccctctctcttccctgcttccctatcctctctctccctctttctccatgtctccctctctcttccctgttcccctctcctctctctccctcttcttctatttctctctctcttccctgctccccctcctctctctccctctttctccatgtctctctctctcttccctgctcccctctcctctctctccctcttcttctatttctctctcttccctgctcccctctcctctctctccctctttctccatgtctctctctctcttccctgctcccctctctccctcttcttCTATTTCTCCCTCTTCCCTGCtcccctctcctctctctccctcttcttctatttctgtctctcttccctgcttccctctcctctctctccctctttctccatgtctccctctctcttccctgctcccctctcctctctctccctcttcttcTATTTCTCCCTCTTCCCTGCTCCCCTCCCCGCTCTCTCTCAGAGTTTCTGGCAGGAACCACATTTCAGCATAAATATTCAAAGCCAGAATGAAAGctaaaaacagcagtgtgagGACAGGAAAACACTAAAATCATGTCCTGTTAAGTCTCTCTTCTCCTCTCCACCCATTTCTCTCCCAAATTAAACAAGTGCTTCATTAACATGAAAAGCAATGGCATTTTGAAAATGATCTGAAAAATGATTACCTTTGAAAACAGATGAATGATAAATCGCCTTATTTGTCCTTCTTTGGCCTGAATGAGCAGATGTGGCCACTGGCCTCTGGGCCTCTTCATCTAGACCCCCCCTTATTTGTCTGCTTTCATACAGGGTGCATTAACCACGGTcaggagcaccccccccccccccccatcccatgtCTTTTCCGGGCCTCTACGCCCCAACGGGCCAGATCTGTCTGTGATCATGTCAGCCTCGTCGATTTATTTTCATACACAGAAAGTTTTGGACTTCTGTGAAGTTTCCCGAACCACCGAAGGCGTGTTTTAATGGATATTTCCGGAAGCAGGTGCTGGTGTGATGGCGCCCCGCCAGGCTTCGCTGACATTTCATGCCTGTTTTCGCTTTTGCACATCAGCACGCTGCTGGGGAATTTCCTGCTGGATGTCAGATTTTTGAGGCATCTTGTGTCGGCAGCAACAGTTTAATGCATAGGTGACCCCAGTCTAATGTCTATGGCCCTGGCAGACATTAgggccccaccccaccccagaaaAAGAGAATGGATAGTCAAGTCGGTATCACCTGAGAGTCCATGCTGATGTCAGTCTAGGGCCCCTGGATAAGTTAATCCGCCCGTGAGTGTAGGATCCATACACCCTTTATCATTGATTCACCCAGCTTGTGTTTTTAAGTCTTTTTCTTACATTTCTGTGTTCCTCGTGCCCTTTTTCACGTTTCCGTGTTCCTCGCGCCTACTTTCCGTTCTTTGTTCCTCATGCTTTTTTTGTTACTGTGTCCCTCACGCcttctttctgtttttcattccTCACACCTTTTTCACATTTCTGTGTTCCATAAGCTGCCTTTCTTCTTTTGTTCCTCATGCCTTTTTTGTTACTGCCTTCCTCACGCCATCTGTGTTCTTTGTTCCTCATATCTTTTTTACATTTCTCTGTTCTCACACCTTTTTTATGTTACTATGTTCCTCACACCTATTTCTCTTCTCTGTGTTCATCACACCTTTTCATTTTTTGTTCCTCGTGCCTTTTTTTCTTATTGTGTTCCTCACACCTTCATTACATTTCTGTGTTCCTCACACCTTCATTACATTTCTGTGTTCCTCACGCCTTCATTACGGTTCTGTGTTCCTCACGCCTTCATTACGTTTCTGTGTTCCTCACGCCTTCATTACGTTTCTCTGTTCCTCACGCCTTCATTACATTTCTGTGTTCCTCACGCTTTCATTACGTTTCTCTGTTCCTCACGCCTTCATTACGTTTCTCTGTTCCTCACGCCTTCATTATGTTGCTGTGTTCCTCACACCTTCATTACATTTCTGTGTTCCTCACACCTTCATTACATTTCTCTGTTCCTCACGCCTTCATTACATTTCTGTGTTCCTCACACCTTCATTACATTTCTGTGTTCCTCACACCTTCATTACATTTCTGCGTTCCTCACCCCTCCTTTCTGTTTCTGTGTTCCACATGAATGACTGACTGCTCTTACGTTTCTGTGTTCCTCACACCTTCATTACCTTTCTGCGTTCCTCACCCCTCCTTTCTGTTTCTGTGTTCCACATGAATGACTGCTCTTACGTTTCTGTGTTCCTCACGCCTTCATTACATTTCTGTGTTCCTCACGCCTTCATTACATTTCTGTGTTCCTCACGCCTTCATTACGGTTCTGTATTCCCCATGACTACTTTTACATTTCTGCGTTCCTCACCCCTCCTTTCTGTTTCTGTGTTCCACATGAATGACTGCTCTTACATTTCTGTGTTCCTCACGCCTTCATTACGGTTCTGTATTCCGCATGACTACTTTTACATTTCTCTGTTCCTCACGCCTTCGTTTAATTTCTCTGTTCCTCACCCCTTCATTATGGTTCTGTGTTCCTCACCCCTTCATTACGGTTCTGTGTTCCTCACGCCTTCATTACGGTTCTGTGTTCCTCACGCTTTCATTACATTTCTGTGTTCCTCACGCCTTCATTATGTTTCTGTGTTCCTCACACCTTCATTACATTTCTGTGTTCCTCACGCCTTCATTACGGTTCTGTGTTCCTCACGCCATCATTATGTTTCTGTGTTCCTCACACCTTCATTACGGTTCTGTATTCCGCATGACTACTTTTACATTTCTCTGTTCCTCACGCCTTCGTTTAATTTCTCTGTTCCTCACCCTTTCATTACGGTTCTGTGTTCCTCACACCTTCATTACGGTTCTGTGTTCCTCATGCCTTCTTTACATTTCTGTGCCCCTCCTTCTTTTGTTTAACATCCCCAGTGTCCTGCAGCCAGAGGCGGGCAAGAAATCTAAATACAagacatcagtgaagaagaagaCCCTTAACCCGGAGTTCAATGAGGTATAGGTTGTTTGTTACCTTCATAGATGTAGGCTTCAGAGGGGCAAGGTGGTGTATGGTGTGTAGTAAAAAGTGCACAGTGCCATCCAACATTTAGTTAAGTGAATACAGTGCTCCCCCCCCAGTGTTGTGAAGTGAGCAGAGTGCACTGCAGTGTGTAGTGAAGTGAGTGCAGTGCCCTCCAACGTTTAGTTAAGTGAATACAGTGCTCCCCCCCCAGTGTTGTGAAGTGAGCAGAGTGCACCGCAGTGTGTAGTGAAGTGAGCGCAGTGCCCTCCAACGTTTAGTTAAGTGAATACAGTGCCACCCCCAGTGTTGTGAAGTGAGCAGAGTCCACCGCAGTG
It contains:
- the doc2d gene encoding double C2-like domains, delta isoform X2; translated protein: MLLCSSHLFLFSVFITPFHFLFLVPFFLIVFLTPSLHFCVPHTFITFLCSSRLHYGSVFLTPSLRFCVPHAFITFLCSSRLHYISVFLTLSLRFSVPHAFITFLCSSRLHYVAVFLTPSLHFCVPHTFITFLCSSRLHYISVFLTPSLHFCVPHTFITFLCSSRLHYGSVFRMTTFTFLCSSRLRLISLFLTLSLRFCVPHTFITVLCSSCLLYISVPLLLLFNIPSVLQPEAGKKSKYKTSVKKKTLNPEFNEEFFYEVPHDQLAKKTLEISVWDYDLGMSNDFIGGVELGINAKGERLRHWFECLKHIGKKVEYWHTLTQQGQPSSD